One Bombilactobacillus folatiphilus genomic window, CTTCACTCTGTGTTTCTTCCAAAGCCACATCGTCAGCTAAAGCGTTGATATTGATTTCACCCGTATTTTTTTGTTGTTCAATATCAGCCGATGTCGTACTTTGATTGATAGCGGTGGTTGTAGCACTCACGGCTTGATCAATTCGGTTTTTAAGATCGGTCATTTGCTCGGTGGAATAGCATGGGTTTTGATCCACACGCTCTTTAGCCACATCAGCCACATCTTGAATGACGTTAATCGCTGCTGTTTTACTGTTATTTAACGTAGCATCAGCGTATAAAGCGTTGATTTGGTCAATCGCACTATCTTTGGCCGCAATGGCATCATTGACCGTGTTGGTATTATTAATCGCCTGCGTTTGGGCAGCAACAATCTGATTAATTTACTCAGTTAAGTCTTGTTTTTGTGCAGCTGTCAAACTATTGTCAGCATTAATATTATCAATTGTCGAATTAGCGGTTGAAGTCATATCGTCAATCGCTTCGGTTTTGGCCTGAGTGACATCCGCTTCACTTTCACCACCAGAATTAGCAATATTTGTAACCGTTCCTGTATCATTAATTGTTTGCGGATCACTAGGATCACCATATGCCATGGTAAAGTCATTGCGCAAATCATTGAATTGCATCTCTGTTTCGTTAATTCGTGTTTGATAATTAATCGTCGCGTAAACGTGGTCAACAAGTGCTGGTTGTAAGACAAGATTAAATGCATTAGCACCTATCTGGGTGAAAGTTGCGGTACCATTATTTTCAAATTGACTGATTGGTAAGCCGTCAATTGTGAAGGTGTCCCACAAAATATCATGTCCGGGTTGTAAGTTATCAACAATTGTGATCGGTCCGTTAGCTTCTTCACTGTTACCATTAGCCACGAGATACCAACTTAAGAGGGTGGGATCGGTTAAATCGGCGACCCGCCTTTGTATCCAAAAGGATACACATCTGGGGCAGGAATTTTGTTGATTGTGATATTGTTGGGTGGCAGGTTATTCAATCCTAAATTACCATCGACGACTTGGCTATCGTTAGGATTATTATCCATGTTGGCGCGAAGATTCAAATGAAAATCGCCACGAACATTGGTATGACTAGCCACGTTACTATTGAAAGCGATGACGATTTGCCCGCTAGTGATGGTAGCGGTTGCATATTCGCTCAAAGTAATCGTCGCGTTGACTCCCGTTAATTCTGGCGGTAAATTCAACGTAATCGTATCACCACTTTGGATAGAATTAGCCGTCTTTTCACTGAAAGTGACATCTAATTGGGTAGTGCCACCATCATAGAGTTCACTATCACCGTACTGAAGACTGTCGATATATTCATTTGGATCTAACGCCGCCGCTTGAATATTATTCATCGACATATGAATCAGTGATAGGAAAAAAACTAATAGTGCTGTAATCAAAAGATTCCTTTTTTTGATTCTCAACATAAGTACTCACTCCTTTAT contains:
- a CDS encoding Ig-like domain-containing protein; its protein translation is MLRIKKRNLLITALLVFFLSLIHMSMNNIQAAALDPNEYIDSLQYGDSELYDGGTTQLDVTFSEKTANSIQSGDTITLNLPPELTGVNATITLSEYATATITSGQIVIAFNSNVASHTNVRGDFHLNLRANMDNNPNDSQVVDGNLGLNNLPPNNITINKIPAPDVYPFGYKGGSPI